The window TCAGCTCCGGCGACCGCCCGCGCATCCACGACGCCACCCCCGAGCTCACCAGCCCGCCCGCCCCGGCCGCGGCGGCGAGCACCGCGATGGTGACCTCGGTGGGCGGCCCCGGCAGGCCGTTCTCCTGGACCAGAAAGAGCAGGAAGAACAGCAGGAAGCCGGACTGCACCCGGGTGGCGATGTTCGCCTGCATCGCCTCGCTCACCACCGGGCCGACCGTGCGCAGCGTGCGCCACAGCTCCCGCCCGCGCCGCCGGCGCGGCCGCCCGTGCCCCGGCTCGGCGAACGCCACCGTCTCCCCGTCGGCCGGGTACGGCCCGGCCGCCTCGTCCGGGGCCTCGGCATCGTCCGCCGGGTCGTCCGGCGCGTCGACGTGCCGCGGCAGCCGTACCGCGGCCACGCCGCCGACGAGGAAGAGCAGCGTGGTGCCGCGCAGCACCCACTCGGGCCCGAGCCACGCCGCGAGCCCGGCCGCGACCGGCCCGGCCACGCCCGCCGCGACGAGCGCGAACAGCGTCACCCGTGCGTTCGCCCGCACCAGGGAGACGTCCGCGGGCAGCACGCTCGGCATGATCGCCGCCCGGGACACGTTGTACGCCTTCGACAACACGAGCACGGCGAGCGCCGCCGGAAAGAGCGTGACCGCGTCCGCCGGGCCGATCGCCGCGGCCATCGCCCAGCACAGCAGGCCGCGGGCGAACATCGTGCCCGCCATCACGTACCGCCGCCCGGAGCGGAACCGGTCGAGCACCGGGCCGACGAACGGCGCGACCACCGCGAACGGCGCCATCGTGACGAGCAGATAGAGCGCGACCTGGCCGCGCGCCTGGTTCACCGGAAGGCCGAAGAACAGCGTGCCCGCGAGCGCGACCGTGACCAGCGCGTCCCCCGCGCTGTGCGCCGCGGTGAGCTCGATGAGCCGCCCCAGCCCACTGCGGCCCGCCCCCTGCGCGTGGGTCAACCGGCGGGCCGCCCGCCCGGCGCCGCGCGCCGCCCGGCGGGTCGCGTCGACGGTGGTACGGCCGGCCCGGTAGCTCCTCCGGCAGGCCTCGGCGGTGGCCCGGGCGGTCGCCGCCGCCGCGCGCCGAACCCGCTGCCAGGCTCCGGCCATCGGATTCCCCCCTCGTCGGCCTTCGTCCTATCGCACCGGCTCGGTCCCGTCCGCTCGTGGCATGGGGGAAAATTGAACCGTGAGTCGTACCCGCACCCGAACCCCCGTCGCCGACCCGGCCTGCGTGGACGCCGTCGACCTGGCCCGGAAGGCGGCCGAGGAGATCGCCCGTCCGGGTGAGGTGGGCGAGCACCTGGGTTTCGACGTCGAAGGCGATCGCGTCATCACACATTACTTCGCCTGCCTGGACCGGGCCTACCGTGGGTGGCGGTGGGCCGTCACCGTGGCGCGCGCCGCCCGCGCCCGCCACGTCACCGTGAGCGAGACCGTGCTGCTGTCCGGCGAGGGCGCGCTGCTGCCGCCCACCTGGGTGCCGTGGAGCGAGCGGCTGCGCCCGGGGGACCTCGGGGTCGGCGACATCCTGCCCGCCCCGGCCGACGACGACCGGCTCGTGCCGGGCTACACGTCGGCCGACGACGAGTGCGACCACCAGATGATCTGGGAGCTCGGCCTGGGCCGGGCCCGCGTGCTCTCCGCCCACGGCCGTGACCTGGCGGTGCGCCGCTGGTACGGCGGCGACCACGGCCCGCACACCCCGATCGCCTACGCGGCCCCGGCGCAGTGCTCGACCTGCGGCTTCTACTGGCCGCTCGCGGGCTCGCTCGGGCACATGTTCGGCGTGTGCGCCAACGAGTACGCGCCGGACGACGGCCGCGTGGTCTCGGCCGACCACGGCTGCGGCGCCCACTCCGAGGCGGCCGTGCCGTCCCCGGCCACCGAGACCGCCCCGCCGATCCTCGACGACATGGGGTACGACCTCATGGACGAGCCCGACGAGCTGCGCGCGGGCGAGGAGGGCAAGCCCGGCGAGGACGAGGTGCCGCCGGGTTCGGTGGACGAGACCGCCTCCGAGCCGTTCGGCCATTCCTGACCCGAGAAGTGACGGCGGCGTCCGGCGGACCGGGCGTCGCCGTGTCGTTTGCCGGGCCGGCCGTACCGCCGGCCCCGTCACCAGGACCTTCGACAGGAACGCAGACTCATGAGCGACACCTTCGACACCGCGCGGATCCGGCGGACCGTGCTCGCCGCGTGGGCCGCCTCCCCGGCGCGGTTTCGCGAGGACGCGAACGCCGAGGAGGACTTCGCGCTCGGCGGCTACCGCGACCGGCTCGTGGTCGAGCTCGCCCAGAACGCGGCCGACGCGGCGGCGCGGGCCGGCATCTCCGGGCGGCTCCGCCTCACCCTGCGCGACGGGGTGCTCATTGCCGCGAACACCGGCGCGCCGCTCGACGCCGCCGGGGTGGCGAGCCTCGCCACGCTGCGCGTGTCGGACAAGCGCGGCGAGACGAACGTGGTCGGCCGCTTCGGGGTGGGCTTCGCCGCCGTGGTGTCGGTGTGCGACGAGCCGCTGATCTATTCCCGGGCCACCGGGGGCGTGCGCTGGTCCCGCGCCGAGACCGCCGAGCTGGTCGCCGCCGAGCCCGCGCTCGCCGAGGAGCTCGCCGCCCGCGACGGGCACGTGCCGCTGCTGCGCCTCCCGTTCCCCGCCGAGGCCGAGGTGCCCGAGGGCTTCGACACCGTCGTGGTGCTGCCGCTGCGCGACGAGGCCGCCGAGCGCGCGGTACGGCGCATGCTCGAGGAGACCAGCCCGGCGCTGCCGATCGCCATGCCGTCGCTCGGCGCGATCGAGATCGAGCTCGACGGCGAGATCCGCACGGTCACCGCCGAGGGCTGGCGGGTGGTCGAGGCGTCCGGCCGGTTCACCCCCGAGCAGGTGGCCGAGCTGTTCGCGGACCGGCCCACCGAGGAGCGCACCCGGCCGTTCTGGCTGGTGCGCTGGGCCGTACCGGTCGGGGACGGCGCCACCGGTACGGCGGGCGAGCCCGGCCCGCTCCCCAAGGACGTGCGGCCGGTGGTGCACGCGCCCACGCCCAGCGACGAGCCGCTCGACCTGCCCGCGCTGCTCATCGCCACGTTCCCGATGGCGACCGACCGCCGCCACGTCGCGCCCGGGCCGCTCACCGACTTCCTCGTCGAGCGGGTCGCCGAGACCTACCTCGACCTGCTCGCCGCGCTGCCGCGCACCCCGCGGCTGCTCGACCTCGTGCCGGGGCCGATCGGCCGGGGCGAGCTCGACGCCGCGATCCGGCGCGCGATCCTGCGCCGCCTGCCCGACACCCCGCTGCTGCCCGCGCTCTCCCCGCCCGCCGACGACGAGGACGGCACCTCCGGCTGGTCCGCCGGGGACCGCCCCGCCACCGCCGCCACCCCCGGCGACGGCGCCGAGGCCCCGTGGATCGTGTCCGGGCGGCAGGCCTCGGTGGTCGCCGGGCCCGCCGAGTTCCTCGCCAAGATCGCCGAGTTCGTGCCGGGGCTGCTGCCCGCGGGCTGGCCGTACCGGAGCCCGGCGCTGACCGCGCTCGGGGTGAAGCGGGTGGAGCTCGCCGACGTGGTCGACATGCTCTCCGGCGAGGCGGTCGAGGACAAGGACCCGGCCTGGTGGCGGTCGCTGTACGAGGTGCTGCCCGCCGACGACCTGGAGGCGATCGGCGCGATCCCGGTCCCGCTCGCCGACGGCCG is drawn from Thermopolyspora flexuosa and contains these coding sequences:
- a CDS encoding MFS transporter, producing MAGAWQRVRRAAAATARATAEACRRSYRAGRTTVDATRRAARGAGRAARRLTHAQGAGRSGLGRLIELTAAHSAGDALVTVALAGTLFFGLPVNQARGQVALYLLVTMAPFAVVAPFVGPVLDRFRSGRRYVMAGTMFARGLLCWAMAAAIGPADAVTLFPAALAVLVLSKAYNVSRAAIMPSVLPADVSLVRANARVTLFALVAAGVAGPVAAGLAAWLGPEWVLRGTTLLFLVGGVAAVRLPRHVDAPDDPADDAEAPDEAAGPYPADGETVAFAEPGHGRPRRRRGRELWRTLRTVGPVVSEAMQANIATRVQSGFLLFFLLFLVQENGLPGPPTEVTIAVLAAAAGAGGLVSSGVASWMRGRSPELISFGTLALATVTAVVAAFLFGLWTAVAVAAVAAFAQNLGKLALDAIVQREIAEEVRSSTFGVVESVLQIGWVAGGLAGLLLSGLADGPAGLGVMAAGLVAVLAHLVVARARRARAARAARRRGRPGYGGHTAPATDGRAADGGTDPGDAGSGAGDTRPLTRPHG
- a CDS encoding DUF3027 domain-containing protein — its product is MSRTRTRTPVADPACVDAVDLARKAAEEIARPGEVGEHLGFDVEGDRVITHYFACLDRAYRGWRWAVTVARAARARHVTVSETVLLSGEGALLPPTWVPWSERLRPGDLGVGDILPAPADDDRLVPGYTSADDECDHQMIWELGLGRARVLSAHGRDLAVRRWYGGDHGPHTPIAYAAPAQCSTCGFYWPLAGSLGHMFGVCANEYAPDDGRVVSADHGCGAHSEAAVPSPATETAPPILDDMGYDLMDEPDELRAGEEGKPGEDEVPPGSVDETASEPFGHS